The genomic interval ATATGAGAAACCGCGAGCCGGGCCGTAGAAAAAGCCGCCTGCAGATTGTAGCCGCCGGTGGGACCGTCCACATCCATCACTTCGCCGGCAAAGTAAAGGCCGGAACAGATCCTGGATTCCAGAGTCCGGGAGTTGAGATCACGCAGATCAACTCCGCCGACGGTGATCATCGCCTCCTTAATAGGCCGGGTCCTGAGCGGACGGATTTCTTCGATGGTTCCATCGGGCAGGTTGACCTTCAAAATACAGTCTTTGAGGTTTTTCCGGGCAATAATGCGCGACGCATCGGTGAGCGCTGTACCGCCGACGCCCCATTTTTCGATTTCAAATACTCCGCGCGTTGTACCATGCAGAAGGCCGCTGCTCAGCACATCGACAGTAACGTTTTCAACCATCTGCCCCACCCGCCCTTTTATCTCCGGCGGCGCAACTTCGAAACCGACGAGTCCCGGTCGGTAGGGCACTATTTTATGCCCCAACCTTCCGGCCCATTGCTGACCATCACCGACGGAGCCGGTTTTGGGATAACTGATGCCTCCCGTGGCAATAAGAACATATTTTGATTCGACCACAAAGTTATCGGTGATGACACGAAAGCCGGCATCCGTTTTTTCAAGATTCCGAACCGTTGAGGAACAGGAAAGTGATATATTGCGCTCACGCAGCTGGTCGGTGAAAAAGTTGAGTACATCCATGGCGCGTTCGGAGCGGGGATAAACTTTATTTCCGGATTTAACAGCAGTTTTAAGTCCATTGGCCGAAAACCAACGCTGAAGCATTGAGGGCGTAAACGCCTCAATAGCGGGCCGAAGAAAAGGCCCCACGGGATCGCCGAACATCTGCAGCATGCGGTCCGCCGAAATATTGGTCGTCAGGTTGCAACGCGAATTGCCGCACATCAACAGCTTGCGACCGGGTTTACCTTTCCGCTCGAGCACCAGAGCCCGCAGCCCGAGCTCCCCGGCCGCACTTCCCGCCATAAGACCGGCTGCCCCTCCGCCAATAATGATGAGATCTGTTTTACACATAGACAGCGATCTTTGCAGAATCTATAGTCTCATCCAATAAAGGAGATACCATGAATCGCACCGTTTTTTTCCTCTTCACCCTTTCTGCAGCGGTTATGCTGACCGGATGCTCCAGCCTGAAAGTGCACTCCAGGCAGGCGGTCGACTTTGACTTCGGCAGTGTGAAAACCTATAAATGGGTATCCGCCCCCCAAAACATCCTCAACGAAGATGATACCTATCTCCATGAAAACGTACAGATAGCCCTGAACAACCAGCTCATGCAGCGCGGATGGACCCCGGTTCCGGAATCCGATGACGCTAACGTTCAGATTGTCTACTATATCAAACTCATGGAGCATCAGGAATATGCAGGTACTCCAACACAGGAGGAATCGCGCGTAACCGGCGGATTTACCTATAACGCCGACAAGGGCAGCTGGGGA from Verrucomicrobia bacterium S94 carries:
- a CDS encoding aminoacetone oxidase family FAD-binding enzyme; amino-acid sequence: MCKTDLIIIGGGAAGLMAGSAAGELGLRALVLERKGKPGRKLLMCGNSRCNLTTNISADRMLQMFGDPVGPFLRPAIEAFTPSMLQRWFSANGLKTAVKSGNKVYPRSERAMDVLNFFTDQLRERNISLSCSSTVRNLEKTDAGFRVITDNFVVESKYVLIATGGISYPKTGSVGDGQQWAGRLGHKIVPYRPGLVGFEVAPPEIKGRVGQMVENVTVDVLSSGLLHGTTRGVFEIEKWGVGGTALTDASRIIARKNLKDCILKVNLPDGTIEEIRPLRTRPIKEAMITVGGVDLRDLNSRTLESRICSGLYFAGEVMDVDGPTGGYNLQAAFSTARLAVSHIGKRCGKKEFRPMEAPPGKVPGKKKGMRRHRKF
- a CDS encoding DUF4136 domain-containing protein, which codes for MNRTVFFLFTLSAAVMLTGCSSLKVHSRQAVDFDFGSVKTYKWVSAPQNILNEDDTYLHENVQIALNNQLMQRGWTPVPESDDANVQIVYYIKLMEHQEYAGTPTQEESRVTGGFTYNADKGSWGYSDQPSDLNIYNIEIGTLTLLIYSAQSGEKIWDGTLETRIDRSSPVEKQQRLLNQIAFRIIDEIPE